In one window of Legionella fallonii LLAP-10 DNA:
- the lnt gene encoding apolipoprotein N-acyltransferase yields the protein MKQAALTNSVLFDAIIRSKCVLYFFIFIVGLLAPLGFAPFHMPGITILSLAFLYSSLLNSPTKQGAILGFIYGIGYFGSGVSWVIVSIHDYGQLNYVLSALATLLFILYLALFPALVTYIFKLLEPRHNKLLSILLFSSLWCLSEFMRANLFSGFPWLLIGTTQIDTPLRYLAPLIGIYGLSVFCAFSAALLTIAIRENSAKRYYYLILFILIIITPSLGKNIQWTKVKNEPISIGVIQANLSMRDKWDDALFWSLLKYYGHAIDKLLGKQLIILPESAIPLPSNYLDEYLLKLHQKALKAKSALMLGILQPTNNSETNYYNSIISLGHAKGKHLKHQLVPFGEYIPAPFVSINRWLNLPEPNILPGKTKQKLINVANYPIASLICYEIAYPNLLRLQMPIAEWIVSISDNGWFGRSLASYQQLQMAQMLSLMTGRFQIVVNNDGLSSVINSDGDIVNGLPPFSSGILESTIFPAEGTTPWIVCYDYPSIIFCSLLVIFILFLQFRRFPKNYSIAGEDKREYSSASPSLD from the coding sequence ATGAAGCAAGCTGCTTTGACTAACTCTGTACTCTTTGATGCGATCATTAGATCCAAGTGTGTATTGTATTTTTTCATTTTTATCGTAGGCTTATTAGCCCCTCTTGGTTTTGCCCCATTTCATATGCCCGGCATTACCATTTTGAGTTTGGCATTCCTGTATTCATCGTTATTAAATAGCCCAACAAAGCAAGGAGCTATTCTAGGTTTTATTTATGGGATAGGTTATTTTGGATCAGGAGTCTCTTGGGTTATTGTTAGTATTCATGACTATGGTCAACTCAATTACGTTTTATCTGCATTAGCAACCCTTCTTTTTATACTCTATTTAGCCCTATTTCCTGCTTTAGTTACTTATATTTTTAAATTGCTAGAACCAAGACATAATAAATTATTGAGTATTCTTCTGTTTAGTAGTCTATGGTGTCTTAGTGAATTTATGAGGGCTAACTTATTTAGTGGTTTTCCCTGGCTATTAATTGGTACAACTCAAATAGATACCCCCCTACGTTACCTTGCACCACTTATAGGGATATATGGCTTAAGTGTATTTTGCGCATTTTCTGCTGCTCTACTAACTATTGCCATTCGCGAAAACTCGGCGAAACGCTACTATTATCTTATCTTGTTTATCCTCATTATTATTACTCCGTCCCTTGGCAAAAACATTCAATGGACGAAGGTAAAGAATGAACCTATTAGTATTGGTGTTATTCAAGCTAACTTATCCATGCGTGATAAATGGGATGATGCATTATTCTGGAGTTTATTAAAATATTATGGCCACGCCATTGATAAATTATTAGGAAAACAATTAATCATTTTGCCTGAATCAGCTATTCCTCTACCATCTAATTATCTAGACGAATATCTCCTGAAGCTACATCAAAAAGCACTAAAAGCTAAAAGTGCCCTAATGCTAGGAATATTACAGCCTACCAACAATAGCGAGACGAATTACTATAATTCTATTATTAGTCTGGGACATGCTAAAGGAAAACATCTAAAGCACCAATTAGTCCCGTTTGGAGAATATATACCAGCCCCATTCGTCTCAATCAATCGATGGTTAAACTTACCTGAGCCCAATATCCTGCCTGGAAAAACTAAACAAAAGTTAATTAACGTAGCCAATTACCCTATTGCCAGTCTAATTTGTTATGAAATTGCTTACCCTAATTTATTAAGATTACAAATGCCTATAGCCGAATGGATAGTGTCAATTAGCGATAATGGTTGGTTCGGACGCTCCTTAGCCAGCTATCAACAATTACAAATGGCGCAGATGCTCTCTTTAATGACGGGAAGATTTCAGATTGTTGTAAATAACGATGGCCTATCTTCTGTTATCAATAGTGATGGCGATATAGTTAATGGTTTACCTCCTTTTAGCTCTGGCATATTAGAGAGCACTATCTTTCCTGCAGAAGGGACAACACCGTGGAT